In Bacillus solimangrovi, a single genomic region encodes these proteins:
- a CDS encoding superoxide dismutase family protein has translation MKFFQIMIVLLFLTACMQANANPSSMEVEMYNPDGDPTGKAKLQEEANGVKIELDLSGLDSGWHGIHIHEQGKCEGPDFKSAGGHYNTEDKEHGLLNPKGPHVGDLPNIEADSSGKVKVDLLARDVTLKEGKNSLLKKGGTALIVHDGADDGMTQPAGDGGERIMCGEIKTKEQKKSNEE, from the coding sequence ATGAAGTTTTTTCAAATAATGATTGTTCTTCTCTTTTTAACAGCTTGCATGCAAGCCAATGCTAATCCTTCTTCAATGGAAGTAGAAATGTATAATCCAGACGGTGATCCAACAGGGAAAGCTAAGCTACAAGAAGAAGCGAATGGTGTCAAAATAGAGTTAGACTTAAGTGGTTTAGATAGTGGTTGGCATGGTATCCATATTCACGAGCAGGGTAAGTGTGAAGGTCCAGATTTCAAATCTGCTGGAGGTCACTATAATACTGAAGACAAGGAACATGGTCTATTAAATCCTAAGGGGCCGCATGTTGGAGACTTACCTAATATCGAAGCGGATAGCAGTGGCAAAGTTAAGGTCGACCTTTTGGCAAGAGATGTAACTCTTAAAGAGGGTAAGAATTCATTATTAAAAAAAGGTGGTACAGCGCTTATTGTTCATGATGGTGCAGATGATGGTATGACTCAACCAGCAGGTGATGGTGGAGAACGAATTATGTGTGGGGAAATTAAAACAAAAGAACAGAAGAAATCTAATGAAGAGTAA
- a CDS encoding YncE family protein yields the protein MWRFWFLLIGMIVGLIGCANDQYTPIEREHSILISVNLFDSSLSFYDIESEREVAVWKFPYEITGAEIFADGKKLLTYGKDHEFAYVYDLENGKQIERWKLGEGIVDFKLSNDGEHFYIVDQPTNVVRITNLEGEELTRIKTGSSPMAIEESKSHFLYVLHLNSPEIYEIDILKENVSRVLPAKHAATGMILLEDEEELWFGGHGLGNDIRDEITVLSLGSGEVIEEIKAPMMPIAFSYIDDSIYVLSHGSNTLRKIDISTKEILNEITVGANPFTVISIENMLYIASYDSNEIYVIDSNSMTEVLRMDTGDGPFQLLYREGETR from the coding sequence ATGTGGCGCTTTTGGTTTTTATTAATTGGAATGATTGTTGGACTTATTGGATGTGCAAATGATCAATATACTCCTATAGAACGAGAACATTCAATCTTAATAAGCGTAAATCTATTTGATAGTAGCTTATCATTTTATGATATAGAAAGTGAACGTGAAGTGGCAGTTTGGAAGTTTCCATATGAGATAACTGGAGCAGAGATATTTGCTGATGGGAAAAAGTTGTTAACATATGGTAAAGATCATGAATTTGCTTATGTTTATGATTTGGAAAATGGAAAACAAATTGAGCGATGGAAACTTGGAGAAGGAATTGTTGATTTTAAGTTATCCAATGATGGAGAACATTTTTATATTGTTGATCAGCCGACTAATGTCGTTCGTATTACTAATTTAGAGGGAGAAGAGCTAACACGTATAAAAACAGGTTCATCTCCAATGGCAATTGAGGAAAGTAAGTCGCACTTTTTGTATGTATTACATTTAAATTCACCAGAAATCTATGAAATAGATATTTTGAAAGAAAATGTGTCACGTGTTTTGCCAGCAAAGCACGCTGCAACTGGTATGATTTTATTAGAAGATGAAGAAGAATTGTGGTTTGGAGGACATGGGTTAGGTAATGATATTCGTGATGAAATAACGGTGCTTTCTTTAGGAAGTGGAGAAGTAATTGAAGAAATAAAAGCACCAATGATGCCAATTGCTTTCTCATATATCGATGATTCGATATACGTGTTGAGTCATGGATCAAATACTTTAAGAAAAATTGATATTAGTACAAAGGAAATCTTAAATGAAATCACTGTCGGAGCAAACCCATTTACAGTTATTTCAATAGAAAACATGTTATATATTGCTAGTTACGATAGTAATGAGATCTATGTGATTGATTCAAATTCAATGACAGAAGTTTTAAGAATGGATACGGGAGATGGTCCGTTCCAACTATTGTATCGAGAAGGTGAAACACGATGA
- a CDS encoding response regulator transcription factor has protein sequence MNRGVILIVDDEARMRDLVKIYLNREGFQIIEAEDGEQALKLVEQEKVDLVLLDIMMPKIDGFYFCMKVRETSNIPIIFLTARGDEWDRVHGLKIGGDDYVVKPFSSEELTARIEAVLRRSGVSLSPKEQSHQIYGLIEINEKGRQVKVGGKAITLTLKEFELLLFLIEHSGQALTREQLLEHVWGYDYIGSPRTVDTHVKTLRLKLRGASEYVQTVWGIGYKFEVT, from the coding sequence ATGAATCGGGGAGTCATTCTAATTGTAGATGATGAAGCAAGAATGAGAGACTTAGTGAAAATTTACTTGAATAGAGAAGGATTTCAAATAATAGAGGCCGAGGACGGAGAACAAGCTTTAAAATTAGTCGAACAAGAAAAGGTTGACTTAGTCTTACTAGATATTATGATGCCAAAGATTGATGGATTTTATTTTTGTATGAAAGTAAGAGAAACATCAAATATCCCGATTATTTTCTTAACTGCCCGAGGAGATGAGTGGGACAGAGTACATGGCTTGAAGATAGGGGGAGACGATTACGTTGTAAAACCATTTAGTTCAGAAGAATTAACAGCACGTATCGAGGCTGTTTTACGACGATCAGGAGTATCACTCTCACCGAAAGAGCAGTCTCATCAAATTTATGGATTAATTGAAATAAATGAAAAAGGTCGTCAAGTGAAAGTAGGAGGTAAAGCAATCACTCTTACACTTAAGGAGTTTGAATTGTTATTATTTCTAATTGAACATAGTGGGCAAGCATTAACGAGAGAGCAACTGCTTGAACATGTATGGGGATATGATTATATTGGTAGTCCACGAACTGTGGATACACATGTAAAAACATTGCGCTTAAAATTACGTGGAGCAAGTGAATATGTCCAAACAGTCTGGGGAATTGGGTATAAATTTGAGGTGACATAA
- a CDS encoding sensor histidine kinase has product MKYVPKSFTLSQKLGMTVLLLVGVSVIFSFAITNVFYEKLYVEQIETSLLEEGKKLANEYTGGSVTEQYKQKVELFNRVSNAEVFVVNNPRELSACLPFDVAHQSIIGEKERRMLIQGQVISKVGYEPHFNRSIMGVIVPLLDEERLNGILYIYLPLVTIDEIFKEAKVLVVGISTFVISLVLLVGRLVILKLTKPLHDMERIAYKMSQGQFEEKVPISTTDEIGRLGAAFNQMADAVKEEDERRKEFLGNVSHELRTPISYLKGYSGAILDGLVQTKEQEQKYLEIIYHEADRMKRLVEDLLELTKIDNNAIELQENPLVFAQLIEETLVKFEYMLNEKQLTLHKGLDVDVIVMGDEDRLSQVLYNLIDNAIRYTPREGSIHVTLENGSEQCTLQIIDTGVGIPHDKLERIGERFYRVDKARSREHGGTGLGMAIVKKIVHQHHGEWKIESVEGEGTTITVRLPIFK; this is encoded by the coding sequence ATGAAATATGTTCCTAAAAGTTTCACGTTATCACAGAAGCTAGGGATGACAGTGCTTCTATTAGTAGGAGTATCTGTCATATTTTCATTTGCAATAACGAATGTTTTTTATGAAAAATTGTATGTTGAGCAAATTGAAACATCATTATTAGAAGAAGGAAAAAAGCTTGCTAATGAATATACAGGTGGAAGTGTTACGGAACAATATAAACAGAAAGTTGAATTATTTAATCGTGTATCAAATGCTGAAGTGTTTGTTGTCAATAACCCAAGAGAATTAAGTGCTTGTCTACCTTTCGATGTTGCACATCAGTCAATAATTGGTGAGAAAGAACGTAGAATGTTAATCCAAGGACAAGTGATTTCTAAAGTTGGATATGAACCACATTTTAATAGAAGTATTATGGGTGTAATCGTACCATTGTTAGACGAAGAACGATTGAATGGCATCTTATATATATACTTACCACTAGTTACGATAGATGAAATCTTTAAAGAAGCCAAAGTATTAGTTGTTGGAATTAGTACGTTCGTCATTTCACTTGTCTTATTGGTAGGAAGACTAGTTATCTTGAAACTAACAAAACCACTTCATGATATGGAACGAATTGCTTATAAGATGTCACAAGGGCAATTTGAAGAGAAGGTACCCATATCAACTACTGATGAAATTGGTCGATTAGGAGCTGCGTTCAACCAAATGGCTGATGCTGTTAAGGAAGAAGATGAACGAAGAAAAGAGTTTCTAGGCAATGTCTCACATGAGTTACGCACGCCTATTAGTTATTTGAAAGGTTATAGTGGGGCAATCTTAGATGGCCTCGTGCAAACGAAGGAACAAGAACAGAAGTATTTAGAAATTATTTATCATGAAGCTGACCGCATGAAGAGGTTAGTGGAAGACTTATTAGAATTAACTAAAATAGATAATAATGCAATTGAACTACAAGAAAATCCGTTAGTATTTGCCCAATTAATTGAAGAAACATTAGTGAAGTTTGAATATATGCTTAATGAGAAACAACTTACCTTACACAAAGGTTTGGATGTAGATGTTATTGTAATGGGGGATGAAGATAGGCTTTCACAGGTGTTATATAATTTGATAGACAATGCGATAAGGTATACACCTAGAGAGGGGAGTATACACGTAACTTTAGAAAATGGTAGTGAGCAATGCACATTGCAAATTATTGATACCGGCGTAGGCATTCCACATGATAAGCTAGAACGTATCGGTGAACGTTTTTATCGAGTTGACAAGGCTCGTTCTAGAGAACATGGTGGAACAGGCTTAGGTATGGCCATTGTAAAGAAAATTGTTCATCAACATCATGGAGAATGGAAGATCGAGAGTGTGGAAGGTGAAGGTACGACAATAACTGTACGTTTGCCTATCTTTAAATAA
- a CDS encoding DUF4177 domain-containing protein, which produces MRYETYILKGNLLSEEMNTKLKYSLNAWAEEGFSLHSITPQINEGTTEGYILILSKEENEKPEER; this is translated from the coding sequence TTGCGTTATGAAACTTACATCTTAAAAGGAAACTTACTTAGCGAAGAAATGAATACTAAACTAAAATATTCCCTAAATGCTTGGGCAGAAGAAGGATTCTCTCTACATAGTATTACCCCACAAATAAATGAAGGTACGACTGAAGGGTATATTCTAATTCTCTCGAAAGAAGAAAATGAGAAACCAGAAGAACGCTAG
- a CDS encoding DUF421 domain-containing protein — MEETLVAIVRSFITFFSLLIYARLLGKQQMGNLSFFDYINGITIGSIGAGLATDLSTKAWVHWVGLTTFIVIALVLQLLGIKFRSLAKAIDSEPIIVVQDGAILESNLEKMRVTKDELMVLLRQKEVFNLTHVQYAVMEPNGKISVLLKGQYRKLTPNDLNLRVNTGGLSTDLIYDGTIQQENLQQKGKDVYWLLDELSKEGISHIKNISYAALLPNNQLYIDLYEDELDEGANVEI; from the coding sequence ATGGAGGAAACGTTAGTTGCAATTGTACGTTCATTTATCACATTTTTTTCATTACTTATTTATGCGAGGTTGCTCGGTAAGCAGCAAATGGGTAATCTTTCATTTTTTGATTATATTAATGGTATTACAATTGGCTCGATAGGAGCGGGGCTTGCTACTGATTTATCCACAAAAGCATGGGTACATTGGGTTGGGTTAACGACATTTATCGTCATTGCCCTTGTTCTTCAATTGCTGGGGATAAAATTCAGGTCACTTGCGAAAGCGATTGATTCAGAACCAATAATAGTTGTGCAGGACGGAGCAATATTAGAAAGTAATTTGGAGAAGATGCGTGTTACGAAGGATGAATTAATGGTGTTGTTACGTCAGAAAGAGGTATTTAATCTTACTCATGTTCAATATGCTGTTATGGAACCGAACGGGAAGATTTCTGTTTTATTAAAAGGGCAGTATCGTAAGTTAACACCTAATGATTTGAACTTGAGAGTTAATACAGGTGGATTAAGCACAGATCTTATTTATGATGGAACGATTCAGCAAGAAAACCTTCAACAGAAAGGAAAGGATGTATATTGGTTGTTAGATGAATTATCAAAAGAGGGAATAAGTCATATAAAAAACATTTCGTATGCAGCGTTGCTGCCGAACAATCAGTTATATATTGATTTATATGAGGATGAGTTGGATGAAGGAGCAAATGTAGAGATCTAA
- a CDS encoding Lrp/AsnC family transcriptional regulator: MGEKELELLEILEKNGRLPLTDLAKMLDSTEEDVNQMIKHLEDEQIILKYATIVNWNKVDKQQGVTAMIDVKVTPKREVGFDAIAERIYRFSEVKSVYLMSGAYDLSVIIEGETLHQVSRFVSEKLSTLDSVLSTTTHFIMKKYKHDGTIFEEKDKDHRIVVSP; this comes from the coding sequence ATGGGGGAAAAAGAACTCGAATTGTTAGAAATTCTTGAGAAGAATGGACGTCTACCTCTTACAGATTTAGCGAAAATGCTTGATAGTACAGAAGAAGATGTTAATCAGATGATCAAACATTTAGAAGATGAACAAATTATTTTAAAATATGCTACGATTGTAAATTGGAATAAAGTCGATAAACAACAAGGTGTAACAGCGATGATTGATGTTAAGGTAACTCCAAAGAGAGAAGTTGGGTTTGATGCCATTGCAGAACGAATTTATCGATTCTCTGAAGTGAAGTCTGTATATCTAATGTCAGGTGCATATGACTTATCTGTCATTATTGAAGGAGAGACTCTTCATCAAGTTTCACGTTTCGTTTCGGAAAAGTTATCCACACTTGATTCAGTGTTGTCAACTACTACTCATTTTATAATGAAGAAATATAAGCATGATGGTACAATCTTTGAAGAAAAAGATAAGGACCACAGAATTGTGGTGTCACCATGA
- a CDS encoding aminotransferase has product MTHRHLSNTVKQLKPSGIRRFFDLAASMEGVISLGVGEPDFVTPWSVCEASIQSLEDGFTAYTANAGLLELREEISHYLSSSYQVNYNPKDEILVTVGASQALDLSLRAIVDPGDEVIIVEPGFVSYASLVSLAGGVPISVATTSETEFKLQPEQIEKAVSERTKAIMICSPNNPTGSILNKEELSGIAQIVEKYDLVVISDEIYSELNYDEPHCSFSSIAGMFERTILINGFSKGFAMTGWRLGYACAPKEILQAMLKVHQYAMMCAPTMAQYGALEALRNGRIDVDKMRKDYKRRRNYFVKSLNEIGMECHMPGGAFYAFPSIKHTGLTSEEFAEALLKEERVAVVPGNVFGAGGEGHLRCSYASSLEQLQEAIKRMSRFMMSLEKSEVKSVNES; this is encoded by the coding sequence ATGACGCATAGGCATTTATCAAATACTGTCAAACAATTGAAGCCTAGTGGAATTCGGCGCTTTTTTGATTTGGCAGCAAGCATGGAAGGTGTTATCTCACTAGGGGTTGGTGAACCTGATTTTGTAACACCATGGTCTGTATGTGAGGCTAGCATTCAATCTCTAGAAGATGGATTTACGGCATATACAGCGAATGCAGGTTTACTTGAATTACGTGAGGAGATTTCTCATTATTTGTCTAGCTCCTACCAAGTTAATTACAATCCAAAAGATGAAATATTAGTAACTGTTGGAGCATCTCAAGCACTAGACCTCTCTTTACGCGCCATTGTAGATCCGGGTGATGAAGTTATTATCGTTGAGCCTGGTTTTGTATCATATGCATCACTTGTTAGTTTAGCTGGTGGTGTTCCAATTTCAGTTGCTACGACAAGTGAGACGGAATTTAAGCTTCAGCCTGAACAAATTGAAAAGGCTGTTTCAGAGCGTACAAAGGCAATAATGATCTGCAGTCCTAATAATCCAACAGGATCAATTTTAAATAAGGAAGAGCTATCAGGTATTGCACAAATTGTCGAAAAGTATGATCTTGTCGTTATTTCGGATGAAATTTATTCTGAGTTAAATTATGACGAACCTCATTGTAGTTTCTCATCTATAGCTGGGATGTTTGAACGGACAATTTTAATTAATGGATTTTCGAAAGGGTTTGCCATGACAGGGTGGCGTTTAGGATATGCTTGTGCACCGAAAGAAATTTTACAAGCAATGTTGAAAGTTCACCAATATGCAATGATGTGTGCACCTACAATGGCTCAATACGGAGCGCTTGAGGCACTTCGTAATGGTCGCATAGATGTAGACAAGATGAGAAAGGATTACAAACGTAGAAGAAATTATTTCGTGAAATCACTTAATGAAATAGGTATGGAATGTCACATGCCAGGAGGAGCATTTTATGCCTTTCCATCTATTAAACATACTGGCTTAACGAGTGAAGAGTTTGCGGAAGCGCTTTTGAAAGAAGAACGAGTTGCCGTTGTACCTGGAAATGTATTCGGTGCGGGAGGAGAAGGTCACTTAAGGTGTTCGTATGCCTCATCACTTGAGCAGCTTCAAGAAGCAATTAAACGAATGTCGCGCTTTATGATGAGTCTTGAGAAATCAGAAGTTAAGAGTGTGAATGAAAGTTAG
- a CDS encoding sodium-dependent transporter, translating to MASHEQWSSKIAFILAVAGSAIGLGAIWKFPYVAGMNGGGVFLLLFLIFTIFLGAPMLLAEFVIGRSTQKDAVESYRVIAPNGKWHYIGYLGVATSFLLLSFYSVVGGWVISYAIRSFSGQLNNLTNDEYGQLFSTIISNPTEALLAQFAFIVITIYIVQKGVSKGIEKASKFMMPALFILFIILVIRSLTLDGAMDGVKFLLQPDFSKLTTDTIIMALGQSFFALSVGISVIVTYSSYLPKSEDLPKSVVSVVSLNIIISILAGLAIFPAVFALGFNPSQGPELIFIVFPAVFEQIAFGGVFFAIFLILLLFATLTSAFSILEIIVASIAKDDIKKRKKTAWISGFLVFLAGVPSALSFGVLSNFKIFDMVWFDLADYLVSNILLPFGGLLIALFITIRMSKKDLFDEINQGGTMTKTLFSIWYNSIRFVIPIGIVIIFLNSIGII from the coding sequence ATGGCAAGTCATGAACAATGGTCTTCTAAAATTGCCTTTATTCTTGCGGTAGCTGGTTCAGCCATTGGACTAGGTGCAATATGGAAATTCCCATATGTAGCAGGGATGAATGGTGGAGGTGTCTTCTTACTTCTTTTTCTAATTTTCACTATTTTTTTAGGGGCACCTATGTTACTTGCAGAGTTTGTAATTGGAAGAAGTACACAAAAGGACGCTGTTGAATCATATCGTGTAATTGCACCAAATGGTAAGTGGCATTATATCGGTTACCTTGGGGTAGCTACCTCATTTTTATTACTTTCATTTTATAGTGTTGTTGGTGGTTGGGTTATTTCTTATGCTATTCGCAGTTTTTCTGGGCAGCTAAATAATTTAACAAATGACGAATATGGCCAACTTTTTTCTACAATTATTTCTAATCCTACTGAAGCCTTACTGGCACAGTTTGCTTTTATAGTAATTACAATTTATATCGTCCAAAAAGGAGTAAGTAAAGGAATTGAAAAGGCAAGCAAATTTATGATGCCTGCATTGTTTATTCTTTTTATCATCCTCGTTATCCGCTCTCTAACACTCGATGGAGCTATGGATGGTGTTAAATTTCTTCTTCAACCTGATTTCTCTAAGCTTACAACTGATACTATAATTATGGCTCTTGGTCAATCATTTTTTGCATTGAGCGTTGGTATATCTGTAATCGTTACATATAGTTCATATTTACCTAAATCAGAAGATTTACCAAAATCTGTTGTATCAGTCGTTAGTTTAAACATTATTATTTCTATACTAGCTGGTTTAGCAATTTTCCCAGCAGTTTTTGCTCTTGGGTTTAACCCAAGTCAAGGACCAGAACTTATTTTTATCGTCTTCCCTGCAGTATTTGAGCAAATTGCTTTCGGAGGAGTATTCTTTGCTATATTCCTAATTCTATTATTATTTGCAACCTTAACATCTGCATTTTCTATTCTTGAAATTATAGTTGCTTCAATTGCTAAAGATGACATTAAAAAACGTAAAAAAACCGCTTGGATTTCAGGATTTCTTGTTTTCCTTGCAGGAGTCCCTTCAGCCCTTTCATTTGGTGTATTAAGCAATTTTAAGATTTTTGATATGGTATGGTTTGACTTAGCGGACTATTTGGTAAGTAATATACTACTACCATTCGGGGGTTTATTAATAGCTCTTTTTATTACAATTCGTATGTCAAAGAAAGATTTGTTTGATGAAATAAATCAGGGTGGAACAATGACAAAGACGTTGTTTTCAATCTGGTATAATTCAATTCGTTTCGTGATACCAATTGGTATTGTTATTATTTTCTTAAATTCAATTGGTATCATTTAA
- the yugI gene encoding S1 domain-containing post-transcriptional regulator GSP13, whose amino-acid sequence MAEKYEIGSVLTGKVTGIQPYGAFVALDEETQGLVHISEIKHGYVKDVSEHLSVGDEVNVKVLSVDENAGKISLSIRATQEAPKQEEKPRRPKRQNNTNNKKQEVEDTATPAGFNTLKDKLEEWIEQDSDRKKLLKK is encoded by the coding sequence ATGGCAGAAAAATACGAAATCGGAAGTGTATTAACAGGGAAAGTTACTGGTATTCAACCATACGGTGCTTTTGTTGCATTAGATGAAGAGACTCAAGGTCTTGTTCATATCTCAGAGATTAAGCACGGTTATGTGAAGGATGTTAGTGAGCACCTTTCAGTAGGTGACGAAGTAAACGTAAAGGTTCTTTCTGTTGACGAAAATGCAGGCAAAATTAGTCTATCTATTCGTGCAACTCAAGAAGCACCTAAGCAAGAAGAAAAACCACGTCGTCCTAAACGACAAAACAATACGAATAACAAAAAACAAGAAGTAGAAGATACTGCAACTCCAGCAGGCTTCAACACGTTGAAAGACAAGCTTGAAGAGTGGATTGAGCAGGATTCTGACCGTAAAAAACTTCTTAAGAAGTAA
- a CDS encoding DUF378 domain-containing protein — MSGLQRTALTLVIIGAINWGLIGFFRFDLVAAIFGGQTSGLARIIYGLVGISGLYSLTLLFKPSSELEHAPEPSR, encoded by the coding sequence ATGAGTGGATTACAACGTACTGCTCTTACCCTTGTTATTATTGGTGCAATAAACTGGGGATTAATTGGTTTCTTTAGATTTGACTTAGTAGCAGCCATTTTTGGAGGTCAAACATCCGGATTAGCTCGTATCATATATGGTCTTGTTGGAATTAGCGGTTTATATTCATTAACATTACTTTTCAAACCAAGTTCTGAACTAGAACATGCACCAGAACCAAGTCGTTAA
- a CDS encoding iron-containing alcohol dehydrogenase has product MNNFVYQNPTKIIFGDGQVKQLTTELEHYDKKVLLVYGGGSIKRNGVYDDVVNELKKIDAEIYELSGVESNPRLTTVYEGIEMCKNDKIDFILAVGGGSVIDCSKAIAAGAKYEGDVWDIVTRKVKVADALPFGTVLTLAATGSEMNPNSVITNWETNEKYGWNSPHVFPKFSIMDPTYTMSVPKEHTVYGIVDMMSHVFEQYFHHTPNTPITDRMCEGLLRTVIETAPKLVDNLDSYDYRETILYAGTLALNNTLQVGLRGDWASHNIEHAVSAVYDIPHAGGLAILLPNWMMHVLDENIQRFKQLAIRVFDVDPTGKDDREVAIEGIEKLRMFWLSIGAPERLADYEIDDSQLEIMADKAMINGEFGNFKKLNKKDVLTILQMSL; this is encoded by the coding sequence ATGAATAATTTTGTTTATCAAAATCCAACGAAGATTATTTTTGGTGATGGTCAAGTGAAACAGTTAACGACTGAGCTTGAACATTATGATAAGAAAGTTTTACTCGTGTATGGTGGTGGAAGCATTAAGCGCAATGGTGTTTATGATGATGTTGTGAATGAATTGAAGAAAATCGATGCTGAAATTTATGAACTTAGTGGTGTAGAATCTAATCCCCGTTTAACAACAGTATACGAAGGTATTGAAATGTGTAAGAACGATAAGATTGATTTTATACTTGCAGTTGGTGGTGGGAGTGTAATTGACTGCTCAAAGGCGATAGCTGCAGGTGCAAAATATGAAGGCGATGTATGGGATATTGTGACGAGGAAGGTAAAAGTAGCAGATGCCCTACCATTCGGAACAGTCTTAACATTAGCTGCAACAGGTTCGGAAATGAATCCAAATTCTGTGATTACAAATTGGGAAACGAATGAAAAATATGGTTGGAATAGTCCTCATGTTTTCCCTAAATTCTCAATTATGGACCCAACATATACAATGAGCGTCCCAAAAGAACATACAGTTTATGGAATTGTTGATATGATGTCACACGTGTTTGAACAATATTTTCATCATACACCGAATACACCAATAACAGACCGCATGTGTGAAGGATTATTAAGAACAGTTATTGAAACAGCGCCGAAATTAGTTGACAATCTTGATAGCTATGATTATCGAGAAACTATCTTATACGCTGGAACACTTGCCCTAAATAATACACTACAAGTTGGTTTACGTGGAGATTGGGCATCTCACAATATTGAACATGCTGTTTCTGCAGTGTATGATATCCCACATGCTGGTGGTTTAGCAATTCTTCTTCCGAATTGGATGATGCACGTATTAGATGAAAATATACAACGTTTTAAACAGTTGGCTATTAGAGTATTCGATGTTGACCCTACAGGGAAAGATGATCGTGAAGTAGCTATTGAAGGGATCGAAAAGCTGCGAATGTTCTGGTTAAGTATAGGAGCACCAGAACGTCTTGCTGATTATGAGATTGATGATTCGCAATTAGAGATTATGGCTGATAAGGCTATGATAAATGGGGAATTTGGAAACTTTAAGAAACTGAACAAGAAAGATGTTTTAACAATTTTACAAATGTCACTTTAA